TTCCCCAACAGGGTGGTCACGGCTGGCACAAGACGCGGCAGCAGTCAGCCCCCGTCCTGCTGTGACCCCGAGTGCCCCGGACCCTCGCCCGGCCACACCACAAAGCCGGGCAACCCAACTGTCAGCCCTGCAGACCAAGCCCAGTTTGAGTCCAGCGTCTTCAGGCCCAGCAGACACCCCGGCCTGGACCCCATCAGCCTCCAGGACACAGCAGACCCGTGAGAAGTTCTTCCAGATGCCCGCAGCTGCCCCCACCACTGGCACAACCGGCAGGGCCCCAGCTGCAGCAGAGGTGTCTTCATGGGTCAGCAGCAGAGAGCAAGCACGGAGCTGCCTCCGGAAGGCTCTTCCAGGGCCTGTGGAGACTTGCGTTCAGGCACCTGGCAGGTGGGTGGGGAAAGAGGGACCAGGGAGGTGGGCAGCCCCTACCTGCCCAGCAGCCACTGGGGCCTCAGGAGGCCTGAGGGGTTAGGGGTGGCTGGGAGGGTCCCGAGCTCTGCCCGTctgctgtgtgacactggggCTTCATGCCCCagcctcagatttctcatttGGAAGATGGGGCAAATGAGACGGGAGCTGGAGTACCTGGGTCAACAGGAGGGGGACATGGTTATCAGTGTAAAACCACTGTCTCCACGCTCTGGGTGGGGGACCAGGTACAGTGACACTGCCACCTGGAGCCCCCACAAGACACACACTCAGTCCTACTGAGGACACCtgtttaacagatgaggaagcagaggctggggTGGTCCAAGTGTCAGTTCGTCTTTCCCGAGCGGGGCTCTGAGCCGCCCTGCCCATGTCCCAGAGCCTTCTGCACACTGGACATGGAGCAGATGCTGTGATGGGACGGAGGGTCCCCAGGGTAGTGTTCTCGGGCTTCCAGGACAACGTACCACTGACTGACTGGGGGCTAAACTAACAGACACTTACTCCTTCTCGGTTCTGGGTCCACaagtctgaggtcaaggtgtcggcagggccacACTTTTTCCTaaggctccaggggagggtcctccctgcctcttccagcttctgggggccCCGGGAATCCCTGGGCTCGTGGCCGCATCCCTATCTCTGCCTCTTGTCACATGGCTGTCTCCCCTCGGtatgtctgtatgtctgtttttctgtctcttataaggacacttgtcattggatttaggccCATCCTAATCCAGGACGACCTCATCCTAACTTGATTAAACCTACAAAGagcccatttccaaataaggtcatactCTGAGCTGCCAGGTGGACGCGAATTTAGGGGACCCCATTCACCTCACTAAAGTCACCTAGTGAGTAAGGAAATTCCACACCAGGCTCACTGAAAATGCTGTACCCACTGTCTCATTCTGCCTCTATCTGGGGGATGGTATTCCCAGCTCAGAGCTGCCCAACCCCCATTGGGTCAGCAGAGGTGCCCAGGGGTTCCCAGGGTGGCCACAGGGCCAGGACAGTGAGCTAGGCAGACCCAGGCCAGACCATGGCTCTAGGCAAGtgggtgaaggagggagggacgggGGTGCAGCCCTTACCCACACAACAGATGCATGATGTGTTTTGGGACCATTTTAATCCCGCTGACAGCAGAGTTAAACAGCAGCGTAAAGTCATATGCCGACACAGGCTAGTACCAGAGGTGTGTGCCCGTTGCCTGTCCCTAGTCCCTCAGAGGGGCTGTCTGGCCTCCCACAGGATGGTGGGCATTGGGAACCAGCCAGCAAAGGGGCTTCTGCCTGGGGGCCCTCGGGGGAGGGGCTCCTGGATCCACCTGTGTCTGATGCTTGCCCTCACAGCCACAGGCCCtcctcagccaccacccctggtcTGAACTGCCATCCCAGAACAGAAGGGCTACAAGCAAGTCCATCTGCCAAGCTGTCTCCCTTGGCTCTTAGGCCTGCTGCAAGGACTGAGCCACAGGCCCCCTTGAGTATGGGCACCACCTCGACGGCCTCCACATCATCCCAGGCGGGCGTGAAGAGCTCAGTGGTATCCCCAGGGGCCGGCAGGGCAGGTGCTGGCTCCAGGCAGAAGCTGGAGACCCCACTGGGAAAGGGTAGGTACTCCCCTTATGTGGACGAGTGAGGGACACGGGTGTAGGAGGTGACCACAGAGGCACGGACAGTCCATGTCCATGGGCTCACCTGGACACACGCTCGCCTGTTTGGCAGCAGGGGAAGTTGAGGTCCAGAGACGGTGTGATTCCCCCAGGCACACACAGCACAGGTGGCCAGGCTGGAAGTTCTATGCCTAACTCCCGCCAGTGCTCCTTCCTGCGACCCTGGCTGGCTGTGGGGCACCTGAGGGAGAGACAGCTGTAGGAAGACGGGATAGGTGAGGTCCAGACTTTCCTAGCAGGTTCCCCCCCAATATGACCCTTCTCCCTATGCTCTACCCAGGCGCTAGTGCCAGCCCCCAGGAAGGCCAGGAGGCTGGGCCAGCAGGATGGAGGGGCCTCCTGAAGCCCGTGGAGAAGAAAAACCCTGCTGACAGGTGTGGGTACTCACACTGCTGGACCTGAACTTGTTTCTATTGGTTTGTGCTCAGGGCGCCTGAGCAGGAGCCCATGCCCTAGGGCTGcacagggcccagcacacagtaggtgtttaaCAAATGCTTGTGGATGAAAGgcggcacacacacacacacacacacacaccaactgaCTGACACACCGCAAGCAGGGGTGTGCACGTCACCTGTGCATTGTAGCTGAAGCAGGAGAAGCCAGTTCACACCGCCTGAATGATGGCACGATCACACCCACCTCGGTAATGGGACAGTTCACACTGGCTTGAGAGCTAGGGGTCTGCTCACACCAGCCTGAGTGATGGGTGCCAGTTCATATGGGCCTGAGTGACAGGGTCTGCTCACACCAGCCTGAGTCACAGGGGATGGCTCATAGCCGCATGATTGACAGGTCACAGTTTACACAAGCCTGAGTAACACAGGGCCACATTCCTGTTGTGCAACTGGAAAGTCAGGAATGTGGGCGACGGGAGGGTTCATCAGCCCCAGGATCCTCACTTGTGTGAACCAGACTTGGTGGCTAAGGGACAAGCCCGCATTCAGTGGGCCTGACCCACTCGTCAGCTTGGCGGTAGTGGCAGGGCGGCTGCCCACAGACAGCTTGTTAGGACGGGGAGGCAGAGAGCGCCACTGCAGCCTCCCTGGGACATGCCACAGCTGGGCGGTCCACCCTGGGCACTGGGCACGGGGCTCCAGGGCCAGCTGTGCAGAGTGGCCGGCTGTGCACAGGGACATGCCATGCACGGGTGGGCAGCAGGCTGCGTGTGCACACTGGGGTCCTGGCCTGAGTGGAGTGTCTGCCGTGTGTTCACTGGCCGTGAGCACGTGCTCACACCTGCTGAGGGGGTACTGCGTAAACACACCTGTTGCTCTAGGAGGGCCACAGGTGGGCAGGCGCGTGAGCCCCAGGGTACAGCACGTGGTCCTCCCTTTCCCTGGCCTGTGTGCTGAGCTCAGGCTCGTGTGTGGCTGCGGGGCTGCCTGACCCTCCCTCAGCTGACCTGCCTTCTGTCCAGAGACCTGGAGCTGAAGGAACCGCAGGGCTCTGGAGAGCTGAGGGCGGGGCATGCGCCCCTGAAGGTCCCTGGGAGCTCCGAGAGGGGTGTCCGCGTCACCCTGAGTCCTGTGCAGCAGGACAGGACACCTGGCCCAGCCAACCCCGGGCCCAGTCTCTCAGGTAATGTTGGGTGGGAACCCAGGGCCTGATGCTCGCCTGCCCCGCAAGCCAGGAAACACGGGTTCGTCTCCTCTGGGGGCAGCTGTGAAGGGCCTGGGCCCTGAGGGACCACCCTActgaggggaggggcaggacCGGAGCCCGGGTCCGTGGGAGGAACTGGGAGTCCTGGGCCGGCAGTGGGGGTGCACATGGTGTGCACGAGTGAGCCTGTGCTGAGCACACGTGGTGGGGGTGTCTGTCCCCGGCACTCAGTGGCCCCTGTATCCACGTCTAGCTCCCAcctacttcctgtgtgaccttcagTGGGTCACCAGCCCACAGGGCGGAGGATTCTGCCCTCACTGTGTAGATGTGGCAGTCGGGCAGCATGTGGGCACAGGGCTGTGGGTGACGTGTTGGCTGGGGAGGCCCGTGGTGCCCTGTGGGTGTCTGGCTCAGGGGAACAGTGAGGGGAAGGCACCTCACCTGCTGGCCTGACATgtggctctgcctcctgcctgtggcagctgcctccccctcccccgccccgcccccatgCCGCAGGAGGGTGGCCGTCCCTGCCAGCCTGGACGTTTCTGGTGACTGGCTTCAGCCCGAGTCTGCGGGGCAGGGAGGATCGGTCCGGagctggaaggaggaggagaagcccTCGTCTCAGGGCAAACCAGGTCAGCCCAGAGACGCCGCCCCGTTCCTGCTGGGGTGAAGATAAAGGGGGCTCCTGAGGAGGAGGTGCCTGGTGGGGACTTGGGGGACGAACAGGAGCTCATCAGGCCTAGAGTGACGGGAAGGCACACGGGAGTGGGGCGTCCCCAGGCATGCACGCCTGGAGGCGGCTGAGCTGTGCAGGTTTGAGGTGGGGCAGGAGGCTTGGAGGACCCAGCCCCTGGCCCTTCCCCACGAGCAGAAGGGAGGATTGGACAGAGCCCGGTGCCTCCTGGCGCCTGGGGCACTGAGATCTGATAACATGGAGGGTTTGCTCTTGGCAGCTGGTGGGCCTGGCGGCTGGGGTGCTGGTGGGGTATCTGGTGCTGCTGACCTGGACGGGGTCAGAGgccagggtgggtgtggggacttATGGAGACGGTGCCTGGACCTGCTGTGAGCTATGCCCTTTGGGCCCCAGTGGGGGGCTGCCCAGGGAACTGTGTGGGGGTAGGGAAGTGGGGTGGTGGTGCAGGGGACATGGGGGGCCTGGGTGGGGACCCAGCTATTGGAGGTCAGACCCCTTCCAGGCCATGTCTGGGTTGTCTTGGGCCTGGTGACCCTGGTTCAGGACGCTTGTCCTGCCCCTTCCCCAGGGAGGCCCTTGCTCCCGGTTGGTGTCCCTGATCCACCTGGCAAGGCGGTGACTTCCCCTGTCAGGGTAAGTAGGCCAGGGGTAGGGGTGGGCGAGGAGCTCAGCCTCCCTGGGAGTGTGGTCTGGCACCCTGATTGCCCCTTAACCACCCCTTCGTCCCCAGCTACACCCCGACTACATGCCCGAGGAAGAGATCCAGAGCCAGGTGGAAAGCATCCAGAGGCAGCTGGACGCACTGGAGCTCAGGGGCGTGGAGCTGGAGAAACGCCTGCGGGCGGCTGAGGGGGGTAAGCTATGCCCTCCCCACCACAGGCCCCCAAGCAGCCAGGGGCGGACCAAccccctgcccagctctggcAGTGGCCAGTCTGACCCTGGGGACCCCGTGCGAGTCTCCCCAGCCTGGCTTCTCTCCGCAGACGACTCAGAAGACGCGCTCATGGTGGACTGGTTCCGGCTCATCCATGAGAAGCAGCTTCTGCTGCGGCTGGAGTCGGAGCTGATGTACAAGTGAGAGGCCCAGCCCACAGGCCCTCCTGGTGGCCACCCGTCCCTGTGCGGGCTGTGCACGGGCAGTGGGCCAGCCTCACGTCTGCGTCACCTTGGCAGGGCCAAGGACCAGCAACTGGAGGAGAAGCAACTGGACCTCGAGGGGGAGCTGCGCCAGCTGATGGCCAAGCCCGGTGCGTCCCGCCCTCCTGCCAGGGAGCCCAGGCCAGCCCGGGGAGGGAGCTTCAGACCAGGAGGTGCAGGCTTTCCAGGGCACCGTCCTGCTGGATGCCTGGGTTGGTCACCCATTGGAGAGGCTGATAGGTCCTATTTAGGGCACACGTCTCTGGAGCCCCAGTCAAGTCAAGTCCCAGCTGTTCCACTTCCTGGCTGTGCATCCTTGGCCAAGTCActcaccctctctgtgcctgggTTTCATCCCCACAGAGTGGGGACGTCACTAGCTCCCAGGTTCTCCAGCTGTTGTGGGGATTAAGAGTTAACGCCTGCAAGGTGCTGATAAGTGTGTTGTGTTGGCGCCAGGGATCCTGATCCTGGCAGTCCCCCCTCtgccctgagcctcagttcccacaTCTCTACAATGGGCAGATGTGTGAGGTGACCCAGAGAGGGGCCAGCAACACTCCGTCTCTGAtatggtcattcattcattcattcattcaatctgCTTTGCCAAGAGCCCAGCGCAGGCCACACACTCTGCCCTGGGTACCCCGAAGACCCTACCCCCTCCTCCAGGGACAAGCCTGACACTTGGGGAGTGGTAACGCTGTGGCCTGAGCGGGTGTGACCGCAGGGCTCCAGCTGATGGCAGGCTGTCCCTGCAGAGGGTCTGAAGTCACCCCAGGACTGGCAGCGGGAGCAGGACCTGCTGAACCAGTATGTGAGCACAGTCAACTACCGCAGCGACATCATCGACTCCCTGGACGAGGACCGGCTCAGGTGGGCGGGGCCCAGGGGAGGGGggcccaggccccgcccacctCACGCCCAGAACCTTCCTGGCCTGATCTGATCTGTGCATTTCACAGCTGGGCCCTGAGGGCAGGCTCCACCCAGGCAGCCTGTCTTAGAGGTTCCCTGGCACAAAGCCCTTTGCACCCCATGTGCCTGATCCTCAGGGTCAGCTCAGACCGATGGAACTTCCCGCAGTGACAGAATGTTCTGTAATCGTGCTGTTTACGATGGCAGCCATGGGGCACACACGGTTATCGAGTACTTCCAGTGTGGCCTGTGCAACAGACACAGGgacagaattttacattttatttacattttaaatacacgTAACCACGTGTGTCTCCTGGTGCTGCACTGGGCCACCAGCTTTGTGACTACCCCACAGAGCTTTCCTGTCCCCATGTCTAGACAAGGGACCTGTCCAGGCCACACAGGGCTAGTGGCCAAGGTCACATGCCACTATGAGCTTGAAGGACCCTTGGCCCAGGATGTCCCAGAGACCTTCCACCCCCATGTCACTGTCACACGTTGTTCCAGGGCCCTTCTGTCCCCATATCAACAATGAGGGTCTGGGCCCAGGGAGCGAGAGGGTGGCGCCAAGGTGTGGCTTGTTGTCAGGTGAGAGGGCAGGTGCCCATGGTGTCAGATGGACTGAGGGCTCAGGTGTGAGGCTGACTGAAAGGGACCCATGCCCCTCACTCACGGCCCTGGTTCCTGTTCCAGAGAACAGGAAGAGGATGAGACGCTGCAGAACATGATCCAGAATCTGGGTAAGTGGGGGACAGGGCAGGTGGTCGGGGGACGGCTGGGCTCCTGGGATCGGGTGCTTCTGACTCCTTTggggggaaggcaggcaggctcACCCTAAGGGAGGGCGTTCCTTCACTGGAGGGGCCTGAGAAGCAACTGGTCATCTCCTAGTCAGGGTGAGGGGCACACTTGGCAGGGCCTTGCCCTGCAGGGGAGCCCAGACCAGGTGGACACTCTAAAGACAGGCGTCTGGCTGGTTCCCCTGGGGAGGACAGAGGGTCTGGGCTTCTGCTGGGGCCTGGGGGCCCGGAGGGGCTGTGGTAGGTCGGAGGGAAGAGCACGGGCAGTGGCCGGGAGCTGGGCCAGCGTCCTCAGTGTCTCTGCCTGCAGACCTCCAGAGGAAAAAGCCCAAGTTCCGCTTGTCCAAGATCTGGTCCCCGAAGAGCAGAAGCAGGACCCCCGAGTGAGCTGCCTGGCCGGGCTGCAAGACCCTCGCCAGGCATGCTGGGCACCAGGGATGGGAACCAGGGCAGCATGACCTGCACAGGTCTCCGTGGGGTCCAAGCAGCCTCAATAAAGAAACTGACCTTGTGGCCTGGGCTCCATCTTGTGTTACCCATGTGCTCCTGGGCGGTTTGGGCCAAGTGCCAGGTCTGCAGCAGCCTGGACCtgcctgtggccttgggcaggtgcTGGCCTCTTCTGGGCCCTACGACATGGGAATTTTAGCTGCTTCCTGGCCTGGCCACAGGGATGGGCTAGATGTGAGCCTCACAGGAGCCAAGGGTGGGTGGGGCCTATGCAAGCTGCACTCAGGTGCCAGCCCCACATGGGCATGTCCATAGCAGGACGTCTGTGACTTTGGTCCTGGGATGGAGGAATCTGAGTGCTGAGCCCTGATGGCCAAGCTCCTGGTGTCCAGCAGAGGAGAAGGGCTCGCCTTCCCGACTCCTGGCAGAGAGGACACAGTTGGGCAGAGAAGGACTGAGGGTGGCAGAGTCCCTTGTAGCTCAACCTGATTCCTCGCTCAGCACTGCCCCACTCTCAGTTCCCTGGGGGAGTGGCTTCCCcttgggcctcagtctccccacctgTGTGAAGGGAGGGCTTGTAGCTGTCTTCCTGCATGGTATCCAGCCACTGTGGGAGCCCATGACTGTTGGAGGGTCTCAGCTAGGGATTCTTGGGACTTGACGTTGGGGTGTGACATGGGACAGGGAGGGCAGCTGCCTGGTGCAGAGGTGGATTCGGTCACAGCTCTACTGCtcagctgggtggccttgggctAGGGctctgccctctctgagcctttggtGGCCAGTGGACTGGCTGCATGTGGGCAATGGGGATGGATAGGGTCACATGGGTTTGTCTGCACTAACAGTGATGGTGAAGGGACTGCCTGCTTGCCCCGTGTTCACAGCGAGACCCCACTGGAGAGACCTGAGGGTGGGTCATGGGTACTGGCTGCCCTGGGCCCTCAGCAGGACCTGGGCCACAGAGGGACCCAGCTGGTAGAGCCGCTGGAGCTCGTTTCTTGGGCACAGGATGCCGTGGGCGGTTCTGAGCAGAGGCCCCGGGGTGAGACTTGCTGTCAGGATGATGGCCTACAGGGCCTGCCTGACCCTCTAGCTGAGACCCGCCACTATCCAGGACCTGCCCCACCTGACCCACGCAGTGTGGCCTCTTCACCaccagagggaggcagagggccaCACATCTGGGATGGGGCGGCCTGGAGCGCCCAGtggcttcattttacagataagaaaactgaggttcagagagactATTGGACtgccctgaagtcacacagcaagaagatgTGGCCTGGGACTGTAATCTGGGATCCACCTCCTGGGGGGCTGGGGTATATATGGGGTCTTTGAGCGGGGCAGGGAAGGGTTCCACAGAGGGTATGTTGTCCAGCTTGTTACAGCCGTGGGCAAGTGGGGCTGGTCCTGCCCCTGGGGACACGCATGTCAGAGGCATTCTGCAGGGCGAGGGGGCTCCCCTTCATACAGCTGCTCCCTGGGACCCCAGAGGCTGCCTGGGGTGCCAGGTGGGCACAgattggtgctcagtaaatgtaacCCCTGCTACTCACCCAGGCCCTGAGCCACTGGCAAGGTGTCCTTGCTCTCCACAACACCGTGATGGCAGGACTGGGGTCACGGGAGTTACCGGGTCCTGTGACATCCATTCAGCCCAGAGACAGAACAGGCGGGGCCATGGGGACCACTGGGGTGGCCCCTGGGGTACATACAAGTGGGGCCTGGCTTcaccactgccccacccccaacctggaGGAGAATCAGCCCAGGTCCCATCCACTCTGGGGACCGTCAACAACTTGCAAGGAAGCCCAGGCGGCCCACATCCTGGATAAGAGACAGACTCAGCTGTTTCCAGAGGCTGCAGCTACGGAGCGAGAGGCCTAGCTGGACGCAGGCCCACGTTTGCTGGGTGGCTCCCTGTGCTGTGCTTCCGCCTGCATGCAGGAGGCGCTCAATACGTGCCAGGACCTTTTTCTCCCCAGATGTGGCCCAGAAAAACCAGTGTTCTCATCAGTAGATGTGGGCGTGGGAGGAGAGCACGTCATGGTGGGAGCAGGCATGTTAGGCGTGCCTGGAcagcacccctcacccccacatccACACGTGTCCTCGAGCCCCACAGCCCCGTGGGTCTGGGGTCTGGGGCCTGAACTGGAGGACATTCAGGGCAGAGGGGCCCATGGGCAAAGACCCGGCTTTGCAGAAGTTCACATGGAGCACACACATGAGGCAGTGGGTTCATGCGGCAGGAAGGGGGGACactgggtggagggtggaggcAGGCCCTTCACAGAAATTAGGGAGTCATAGGCAACATTTTGTCCCTTTGACaagaggggaaactgagtcacaaaggAGGGCCCAGGGTCACATGTCAGGAGTGGCAGGTCCTGGATTGCCATGTCCTTGGCCCCATATGGGaggttgcagggagtgcagcctgGAATCCCCAGTGAGGGGCCGCCCCTGGGGGCTCTGCTGCCCCTGCTCCATTTTGAGGCTCCCCAGGGGAGGGACCCTGTGTGACGGTCTGGGGGAGCTACAGTCACCCACAAATGGAACCTCTGTGTGGCCTTGTGTCTCCATACCCCGGCATCTCCAGGGTTCCCGCAGTAAGAAAGGGTTGCCCAGGCCGgcagctgtgagcagctgaccagTGACTGGctactggtgaccgactgcctcagccgggggagtgcaaggctcataatgccaccaggggccagggagctgggtcctacacaactaaactgagacacaacagcttgaactggagtggggggaggaggcgTGAGAAGgggtaaaggaaaagaaagaaagaaagaaagagagagagagagagagagagagagagagagagagagagagagagagagagagagagagagagagagagaaagaaagaaagaaagggacgGCCAGGTCTCTATGCATCCTCTCCAGGATCCCACCCAGCTTCCACCCACCCATGTCCTGCTGGGTCACCCACTGGCCACAGGGCTGGCCTTCCCTTCATGGTGGGGTCACTGAGAGGGTGCCCAGGGGCCTGGGCTGCATCTGCTCACCCAGCAGAgggcctgtcatgcagggtggcctgcagggtctctggtcctcctccccacataagaacgcaggacatggtgaggccaaaaaggaacaaccacggagccatagataggggaattgtaccactatagtctcgctggcggctgggttggagacacaggaagcaggagccacactatctgcaacctgccgtccactctCTGACAacaaacctcacttgctagctgcaattcgCCATGcaaactgcaatccgcgcttgcaggctcagccaccatcttcttgctagcccccattttctgctagcgtagccacggcagttttattagtggccaatggctcactggttacagctgatggccaactagccacagctgattgccatccaatcacagttgatggccatttactacccgagtgagcacctttccacatgagggtgagagcctggaaactgcactcctagctctgtccccctAGGGCCCTTAGGGGAGCCTGGGGTCACCCCCTTCTCTTTCCACCTGGGGCCTGTCCTGCCCTGGGGGGCTATTTCTCCCACGTCGCCTTCTGCTTGTGCACACCAGTGGTTGGGGGCGCATGCTGACCCCGAAGGGGGTTTCTGAGCTGTGTGGTTAGGGCATTTGGGTGTCCCAGTACCTGCAGCATGCTGTGGGTGGTGGACATGACCCCTGGGTGATTGGGTCCCCTTGGCCCAGCCCACCTCTAACCCTGCGGGGTGGGGTGCAGTCCAGCCTCTCCTCCTACCAGGTATGTGCTGCAGACCTGGCTCTTTGGCAGCCTGGAACCTCCCTGCCCCAGAGGCTGCTGTGGCTCCCACTCACCCCACCAGTCTGGAGCTCTGATTCCCGGGAccctcctgccctgcctccctgggGACCACCACCCCAGCAGA
This Rhinolophus sinicus isolate RSC01 linkage group LG10, ASM3656204v1, whole genome shotgun sequence DNA region includes the following protein-coding sequences:
- the MICALL2 gene encoding MICAL-like protein 2 isoform X3, which translates into the protein MAAIKALQQWCQQQCEGYRDVSITNMTTSFRDGLAFCAILHRHRPDLINFSALRKENIYENNKLAFQVAEEQLGIPALLDAEDMVALKVPDRLSVLTYVSQYYNYFHGRSPIGGMAGIKRPPSDSEEELSRKKAPLQPARPSPAPARGPPLSPVSTNPIVRQKDRGTEGPLQTAGQDSVDCSPVSLSSTCGVCGQHVHLVQRHLVDGKLYHRSCFRCKQYSNTLHSGTYEATAKPGIFVSSSHHSTPASASPRLPGLVPTQPAADPTDSKPLSAPQKAQEACGQRDAGPERRPAAWEPVVGNSTAKGFVPAAADTPATTLSHVPLRSPAAHRLTVGPLGGRASMHVTNNSPTGWSRLAQDAAAVSPRPAVTPSAPDPRPATPQSRATQLSALQTKPSLSPASSGPADTPAWTPSASRTQQTREKFFQMPAAAPTTGTTGRAPAAAEVSSWVSSREQARSCLRKALPGPVETCVQAPGSHRPSSATTPGLNCHPRTEGLQASPSAKLSPLALRPAARTEPQAPLSMGTTSTASTSSQAGVKSSVVSPGAGRAGAGSRQKLETPLGKGASASPQEGQEAGPAGWRGLLKPVEKKNPADRDLELKEPQGSGELRAGHAPLKVPGSSERGVRVTLSPVQQDRTPGPANPGPSLSGGWPSLPAWTFLVTGFSPSLRGREDRSGAGRRRRSPRLRANQGGPCSRLVSLIHLARR
- the MICALL2 gene encoding MICAL-like protein 2 isoform X1 produces the protein MAAIKALQQWCQQQCEGYRDVSITNMTTSFRDGLAFCAILHRHRPDLINFSALRKENIYENNKLAFQVAEEQLGIPALLDAEDMVALKVPDRLSVLTYVSQYYNYFHGRSPIGGMAGIKRPPSDSEEELSRKKAPLQPARPSPAPARGPPLSPVSTNPIVRQKDRGTEGPLQTAGQDSVDCSPVSLSSTCGVCGQHVHLVQRHLVDGKLYHRSCFRCKQYSNTLHSGTYEATAKPGIFVSSSHHSTPASASPRLPGLVPTQPAADPTDSKPLSAPQKAQEACGQRDAGPERRPAAWEPVVGNSTAKGFVPAAADTPATTLSHVPLRSPAAHRLTVGPLGGRASMHVTNNSPTGWSRLAQDAAAVSPRPAVTPSAPDPRPATPQSRATQLSALQTKPSLSPASSGPADTPAWTPSASRTQQTREKFFQMPAAAPTTGTTGRAPAAAEVSSWVSSREQARSCLRKALPGPVETCVQAPGSHRPSSATTPGLNCHPRTEGLQASPSAKLSPLALRPAARTEPQAPLSMGTTSTASTSSQAGVKSSVVSPGAGRAGAGSRQKLETPLGKGASASPQEGQEAGPAGWRGLLKPVEKKNPADRDLELKEPQGSGELRAGHAPLKVPGSSERGVRVTLSPVQQDRTPGPANPGPSLSAASPSPAPPPCRRRVAVPASLDVSGDWLQPESAGQGGSVRSWKEEEKPSSQGKPGRPLLPVGVPDPPGKAVTSPVRLHPDYMPEEEIQSQVESIQRQLDALELRGVELEKRLRAAEGDDSEDALMVDWFRLIHEKQLLLRLESELMYKAKDQQLEEKQLDLEGELRQLMAKPEGLKSPQDWQREQDLLNQYVSTVNYRSDIIDSLDEDRLREQEEDETLQNMIQNLDLQRKKPKFRLSKIWSPKSRSRTPE
- the MICALL2 gene encoding MICAL-like protein 2 isoform X2, which encodes MAAIKALQQWCQQQCEGYRDVSITNMTTSFRDGLAFCAILHRHRPDLINFSALRKENIYENNKLAFQVAEEQLGIPALLDAEDMVALKVPDRLSVLTYVSQYYNYFHGRSPIGGMAGIKRPPSDSEEELSRKKAPLQPARPSPAPARGPPLSPVSTNPIVRQKDRGTEGPLQTAGQDSVDCSPVSLSSTCGVCGQHVHLVQRHLVDGKLYHRSCFRCKQYSNTLHSGTYEATAKPGIFVSSSHHSTPASASPRLPGLVPTQPAADPTDSKPLSAPQKAQEACGQRDAGPERRPAAWEPVVGNSTAKGFVPAAADTPATTLSHVPLRSPAAHRLTVGPLGGRASMHVTNNSPTGWSRLAQDAAAVSPRPAVTPSAPDPRPATPQSRATQLSALQTKPSLSPASSGPADTPAWTPSASRTQQTREKFFQMPAAAPTTGTTGRAPAAAEVSSWVSSREQARSCLRKALPGPVETCVQAPGRPAARTEPQAPLSMGTTSTASTSSQAGVKSSVVSPGAGRAGAGSRQKLETPLGKGASASPQEGQEAGPAGWRGLLKPVEKKNPADRDLELKEPQGSGELRAGHAPLKVPGSSERGVRVTLSPVQQDRTPGPANPGPSLSAASPSPAPPPCRRRVAVPASLDVSGDWLQPESAGQGGSVRSWKEEEKPSSQGKPGRPLLPVGVPDPPGKAVTSPVRLHPDYMPEEEIQSQVESIQRQLDALELRGVELEKRLRAAEGDDSEDALMVDWFRLIHEKQLLLRLESELMYKAKDQQLEEKQLDLEGELRQLMAKPEGLKSPQDWQREQDLLNQYVSTVNYRSDIIDSLDEDRLREQEEDETLQNMIQNLDLQRKKPKFRLSKIWSPKSRSRTPE